A part of Candidatus Dormiibacterota bacterium genomic DNA contains:
- a CDS encoding Flp family type IVb pilin: MITLLAARIRMRLGWQDSENGQALIEYSLIMVLVVCVILVTLIVLGNQVKNTYCNIAGAVVGA; this comes from the coding sequence ATGATCACTCTGCTCGCGGCGCGGATCCGGATGCGACTGGGCTGGCAGGACAGTGAGAACGGCCAGGCCCTGATCGAGTATTCCCTGATCATGGTGCTCGTGGTCTGCGTCATCCTGGTGACCCTGATCGTGCTTGGCAACCAGGTCAAGAACACCTACTGCAACATCGCCGGCGCCGTCGTCGGCGCCTAG
- a CDS encoding acyltransferase, translating to MSLSTLYLRLRYRRHTFGPGFTAPWRLRIRGPGRVSFGRDVQVRNTSGHSALLTFGADARIDIGDRVEIDGAGLMSASAIVVDDDAILGPCLLVDTDFHAVGRERRQGSEPVTRRPIRIGRNAWIQGKSTILKGVSVGEGAVVRWGALVAADVAPGAVVMGNPAVAVTQP from the coding sequence GTGAGCCTCAGCACCCTGTACCTGCGCCTGCGTTATCGCCGCCACACCTTCGGGCCTGGCTTCACCGCCCCCTGGCGGCTGCGCATCCGGGGCCCCGGCCGCGTCAGCTTCGGTCGAGACGTGCAGGTCCGGAATACGTCCGGCCATAGCGCGCTGCTCACCTTCGGCGCGGACGCGCGAATCGACATCGGAGACCGCGTGGAAATCGATGGCGCCGGCCTGATGTCGGCCAGCGCGATCGTCGTGGACGACGACGCCATCCTCGGTCCCTGCCTGCTGGTGGACACCGACTTTCACGCCGTCGGGCGGGAGCGTCGCCAGGGCAGCGAACCGGTGACCCGGCGCCCGATCCGCATCGGACGCAACGCCTGGATCCAGGGGAAGTCGACCATCCTCAAGGGCGTGTCGGTGGGGGAGGGGGCGGTGGTTCGCTGGGGGGCACTGGTTGCCGCTGACGTCGCACCGGGCGCGGTGGTCATGGGAAATCCGGCGGTAGCGGTGACGCAGCCCTAG